The genomic interval GACGCGGCTGGGGCTGGTCGTCACCTTCGAGGACTTCCTGCCCACCATGCGGGCGGGGGTCTCGCGCTTCGCCCCGCACATCGACCACGTTCGGGCCGTCACCCTGGGCAGCCCGGAGCTTCCCGAGCTGCTGCGCGGCAGCGACGTGATCGTGTACGCCACCGGCTCGGAGCGGGTGGTGGCCGAGCTGCCCAGTGGCACCCAGGCCTTCGAGTACCGCCACGTCCCCGACCCCCGCGCGGTGGAGGCCCACCTCCTGCCCCTGATCGAGGAGCGGCGGATGCGGCTCGACGCCCAAGACCGTGCCTCCGAAGAAAGGACTCCCGATGCGAATTGACGACATGAACTGGATGCAGGTCGAGGAGCACCTGACCCGCGACGACCGCTGCGTGCTGCCCCTCGGCAGCACCGAGCAGCACGCCTACCTCAGCCTGTGCGTGGACAACACCCTGCCCTCGAAGCTGGCCCAGGACGCCGCCGAACCGCTCGGGGTGCCCGTCTTCCCGGTGCTGCCCTACGGGATCACGCCGTATTTCCGCGCCTACCCCGGCTCCGTCACGCTGCGGGTGAGCACCTACCTCGCCGTCGTGCGCGACCTTCTCGACGGCCTGTTCGAGACGGGCTTCCGCCGCATCCTGATCGTGAACGGGCACGGCGGCAACTCGCCCGCGCAGGGCTTCGTCGGCGAGTGGATGGCCGACCACCCGGAGGCGCGCGTCAAATTCCACAACTGGTGGAACGCGCCGCGCGTGTGGGCGAGGGTGCAGGAGACCGACCCCAACGCCTCGCACGCCTCGTGGATGGAGAACTTCCCCTGGACGCGGCTGGAGGGCGTGAGGCTCCCCGACGGGGAGAAGCCGATGGCGGACCTCGACC from Deinococcus aestuarii carries:
- a CDS encoding creatininase family protein, with the protein product MRIDDMNWMQVEEHLTRDDRCVLPLGSTEQHAYLSLCVDNTLPSKLAQDAAEPLGVPVFPVLPYGITPYFRAYPGSVTLRVSTYLAVVRDLLDGLFETGFRRILIVNGHGGNSPAQGFVGEWMADHPEARVKFHNWWNAPRVWARVQETDPNASHASWMENFPWTRLEGVRLPDGEKPMADLDRLRLLPPRELRDYLGDGNYGGKYQRPDEDMRAIWDVAVQETRDLLEGGWGENSAPAPVGFGRGRP